One Streptomyces sp. CNQ-509 DNA window includes the following coding sequences:
- a CDS encoding alpha/beta fold hydrolase, with product MPSTERSLAGDEVSPANGSPGTVPPSPPEGRDGVERRRVTLPGLTLAVRGHPPARPGLPPAVYVHGLGGSALNWAGLGPLLAARVDGDAVDLPGFGDSPPPDDGDYSLSGHARAVIRYLDAADRGPVHLFGNSLGGTIVTRVAALRPDLVRTLTLVSPALPELPPQRTAMPTALLAVPGVTALFARLTRDWTAERRTRAVLGLCYGDPGRVSPEGFAEHAREYARRMRLPYHWDALERSARGVVGAYTLGGQHSLWRLAERVLAPTLLIYGGRDQLVSFRMARRAKAAFRNSRLLALPAAGHVAMMEYPEVVARAFTEMLDEYETGIADASPGGS from the coding sequence ATGCCGTCGACAGAGCGCTCTCTGGCGGGCGACGAAGTATCCCCGGCGAACGGCTCGCCCGGGACCGTGCCGCCCTCTCCTCCCGAAGGCCGGGACGGCGTCGAGCGACGGCGGGTGACGCTCCCCGGGCTCACCCTCGCCGTCCGCGGCCACCCGCCGGCGCGCCCGGGACTGCCGCCCGCGGTGTACGTGCACGGGCTCGGCGGCTCCGCGCTGAACTGGGCCGGCCTCGGCCCCCTGCTCGCCGCCCGCGTCGACGGCGACGCCGTCGACCTCCCCGGCTTCGGCGACTCCCCGCCCCCCGACGACGGCGACTACTCCCTCTCCGGCCACGCCCGCGCCGTCATCCGCTACCTCGACGCGGCCGACCGCGGCCCCGTACACCTCTTCGGCAACTCGCTGGGCGGCACCATCGTCACCCGCGTCGCGGCCCTCCGCCCCGACCTGGTGCGCACCCTCACCCTCGTCTCCCCCGCGCTGCCCGAACTGCCCCCCCAGCGCACCGCGATGCCCACCGCGCTGCTCGCCGTGCCCGGGGTCACCGCGCTCTTCGCCCGGCTGACCCGGGACTGGACCGCGGAGCGGCGCACCCGCGCGGTGCTGGGCCTCTGCTACGGCGATCCGGGCCGGGTCAGCCCGGAGGGCTTCGCGGAGCACGCGCGCGAGTACGCCAGGCGCATGCGGCTGCCGTACCACTGGGACGCGCTGGAGCGGTCGGCGCGCGGGGTCGTCGGCGCGTACACCCTGGGCGGGCAGCATTCGCTCTGGCGGCTGGCCGAGCGGGTGCTGGCCCCTACGCTGCTCATCTACGGCGGGCGCGACCAACTCGTATCGTTCAGGATGGCGCGGCGGGCGAAGGCCGCGTTCCGCAACTCGCGGTTGCTTGCCCTGCCTGCGGCCGGGCACGTGGCCATGATGGAGTACCCGGAAGTGGTGGCCAGGGCGTTCACCGAGATGCTGGACGAGTACGAGACAGGGATCGCAGACGCGAGCCCCGGCGGGAGCTGA
- a CDS encoding DUF3152 domain-containing protein codes for MGRHSASGKGKKARDGGGTRSGSGPAPGPGPRPPLPRRGDTGPIPRISDTGPIPRVAETGPVRRVSDTGPVPRVPRVPGDGRTVSGTGAMPRFGDTGPVPRVSDTGPIPRAGGTGPIPRVSDTGPTPRVGDTGPTPRVAGPGGPPPVHGMPRPSRGPRTVPMDDTGERLPGHPEHREPGGGWGMPPYEQPGRGLGAATVAATPTPVRQDYLDAFDGPGPGQTADPAARRRPGDVPGPSPAADDLGRLPGDEEPPDDTAAALHSTGGGGRRRKQRPANRGRVVTGVAAAVVTCALAAAIAGQVSDGRAKRADAAASDERKQRAGADDDAASRSGDRDDPAGPDEPDGADAGEDARAVPATYTEKMAATYPLSRNLTGSGKLTTVPGHDKAPGRGEVVTYRVDVEDGLPLDGELFAAAVHKTLNDERSWGGRGDRTFERVGRDRESVFVITLASPGTTDEWCAKSGLDTSDEDVSCDSAATERVMINAFRWAQGSKTYGDDIHAYRQMLINHEVGHRLGNGHVGCERDGALAPVMMQQTKYLSTDGATCKPNPWPFPRD; via the coding sequence GTGGGCAGGCACAGCGCGTCCGGCAAGGGCAAGAAGGCGCGGGACGGCGGCGGGACCCGGTCGGGGTCCGGGCCGGCGCCCGGGCCGGGGCCGCGGCCGCCGCTGCCGCGGCGGGGCGACACGGGGCCGATCCCGCGGATCAGCGACACGGGCCCGATCCCGCGGGTGGCGGAGACGGGTCCGGTGCGGCGGGTCTCCGACACGGGTCCGGTGCCGCGGGTGCCGCGCGTGCCGGGGGACGGGCGCACGGTCTCGGGCACGGGCGCGATGCCGCGGTTCGGCGACACGGGCCCGGTGCCGCGGGTCTCCGATACGGGTCCCATCCCGCGGGCCGGCGGGACCGGGCCGATTCCCCGCGTCTCGGACACCGGGCCGACGCCGCGCGTCGGCGACACCGGGCCGACGCCGCGCGTCGCCGGACCCGGGGGGCCGCCGCCCGTGCACGGGATGCCCCGCCCGTCCCGCGGTCCCCGCACGGTCCCCATGGACGACACCGGCGAGCGCCTCCCCGGCCACCCCGAGCACCGGGAGCCCGGCGGCGGGTGGGGCATGCCGCCGTACGAGCAGCCCGGGCGCGGGCTCGGCGCCGCCACCGTCGCCGCCACGCCCACGCCCGTACGGCAGGACTACCTCGACGCCTTCGACGGGCCGGGGCCCGGCCAGACCGCCGATCCCGCCGCGCGCCGCCGCCCCGGTGACGTGCCGGGCCCTTCCCCCGCCGCCGACGACCTCGGCCGGCTGCCCGGCGACGAGGAACCGCCCGACGACACCGCGGCCGCCCTGCACTCCACGGGCGGCGGCGGCCGCCGCCGCAAGCAGCGCCCCGCCAACCGCGGCCGGGTCGTGACCGGTGTCGCCGCCGCCGTCGTGACGTGCGCGCTCGCCGCCGCCATCGCCGGCCAGGTCTCCGACGGCCGTGCCAAGCGCGCCGACGCCGCCGCCTCCGACGAGCGCAAGCAGCGCGCCGGCGCCGACGACGACGCCGCCTCCCGCTCGGGCGACCGCGACGACCCGGCGGGCCCGGACGAGCCGGACGGCGCGGACGCCGGCGAGGACGCCCGGGCCGTGCCCGCCACGTACACCGAGAAGATGGCTGCCACGTACCCCCTCAGCCGCAACCTCACCGGCTCCGGCAAGCTCACCACCGTCCCCGGCCACGACAAGGCGCCCGGCCGCGGCGAGGTCGTCACCTACCGCGTGGACGTCGAGGACGGGCTGCCGCTGGACGGCGAGCTGTTCGCGGCCGCCGTGCACAAGACGCTCAACGACGAGCGCAGTTGGGGCGGCCGGGGCGACCGCACCTTCGAGCGGGTGGGCCGGGACCGGGAGTCCGTGTTCGTCATCACCCTGGCCAGCCCCGGGACCACCGACGAGTGGTGCGCCAAGTCGGGTCTCGACACCAGCGACGAGGACGTGTCCTGCGACTCCGCCGCCACCGAGCGCGTGATGATCAACGCCTTCCGGTGGGCGCAGGGTTCGAAGACCTACGGCGACGACATCCACGCCTACCGGCAGATGCTCATCAACCACGAGGTCGGCCACCGGCTCGGGAACGGGCACGTCGGCTGCGAGCGGGACGGCGCGCTGGCGCCGGTGATGATGCAGCAGACGAAGTACCTGTCGACGGACGGCGCTACCTGCAAGCCCAACCCCTGGCCGTTCCCGCGCGACTGA
- a CDS encoding DUF3492 domain-containing protein: MFSLRIGLLAEGGFPFAAGESPGWCDRLVRGLAHHEFDVFAFAVDAAQESSGLVPLPPQVRAVHVAPLWRPAPGERRYGRAERRRFAEHFAELAGALAAGGAGEFPGWEPGRESGQDRFTSGLYGLAELARDAGGPGRALREEEAVRILERACRAPGVPPVVRGARVAELLAVAAHLDRALRPLGAGWYGDGGAGLAGADLCHALSAGPAALPGLLARRFFGTPLLVTEYGVRLRRHYLESGWGAYAGGTVTVRALAAAFHRRLAAEAYDKAALVTPGNAHARRWALRLGAAGHRLRTVYPGMDAARFAEVADLPAAGDDRTLVWAGRIEPAGDLIALLHAFAEIRREEPAAHLVVAETGPPAAAHAGYRDHCRALAAQLFPDEAADAHAVGASPVSFEQIGDPALPDRTAAYAAGGVSVLSSVVAGFPVGLVEAMLCGRATVSTDVGAVREVIGGTGLVVPPRNPRALADACLSLLRDPARRARLGAAARARAVELFTAEQNVDAFGSLYLELASHGPALAPARATPHPFAHPPEAYLAAAPVPDAGRPGAGPVLEGADR; encoded by the coding sequence GTGTTCTCGTTGCGCATCGGCCTTCTCGCGGAGGGCGGATTCCCGTTCGCCGCGGGCGAGTCGCCGGGGTGGTGCGACCGGCTCGTACGCGGGCTTGCGCACCATGAGTTCGACGTTTTCGCGTTTGCGGTCGATGCGGCGCAGGAGTCGTCGGGGCTCGTACCGCTGCCGCCCCAGGTGCGGGCGGTGCACGTCGCGCCGCTGTGGCGCCCGGCGCCGGGCGAGCGCCGCTACGGGCGCGCCGAGCGGCGCCGGTTCGCCGAGCACTTCGCGGAGTTGGCGGGCGCGCTGGCGGCCGGTGGCGCCGGGGAGTTTCCGGGGTGGGAACCCGGGCGGGAGTCCGGGCAGGACCGTTTCACTTCCGGTCTCTACGGGCTGGCGGAGCTGGCCAGGGACGCGGGCGGCCCGGGGCGGGCGCTGCGCGAGGAGGAGGCGGTCCGGATCCTGGAGCGGGCCTGCCGGGCGCCGGGCGTACCTCCGGTGGTGCGGGGGGCGCGCGTCGCGGAGCTGCTGGCGGTGGCGGCGCATCTGGACCGGGCGCTGCGGCCGTTGGGCGCCGGGTGGTACGGGGACGGCGGCGCCGGGCTGGCCGGTGCCGACCTGTGCCACGCGCTCTCCGCCGGCCCCGCGGCGCTGCCCGGCCTGCTGGCGCGCCGGTTCTTCGGCACGCCGCTGCTGGTGACGGAGTACGGGGTGCGGCTGCGGCGGCACTACCTGGAGAGCGGCTGGGGGGCGTACGCCGGCGGCACCGTGACCGTACGGGCGCTGGCGGCGGCCTTCCACCGCCGGCTGGCGGCCGAGGCGTACGACAAGGCGGCCCTCGTGACCCCGGGCAACGCGCACGCGCGGCGCTGGGCGCTGCGCCTGGGCGCGGCGGGGCACCGGCTGCGGACGGTGTACCCGGGCATGGACGCGGCGCGGTTCGCCGAGGTGGCCGACCTGCCGGCGGCCGGGGACGACCGGACCCTGGTCTGGGCCGGCCGGATAGAGCCGGCCGGTGACCTCATCGCGCTGCTGCACGCGTTCGCGGAGATCCGCAGGGAGGAGCCGGCCGCCCACCTCGTCGTGGCGGAGACGGGCCCCCCGGCCGCCGCCCACGCGGGCTACCGCGACCACTGCCGCGCGCTGGCCGCCCAGCTCTTCCCCGACGAGGCGGCCGACGCGCACGCGGTGGGCGCCAGCCCGGTGTCGTTCGAGCAGATCGGCGACCCGGCGCTGCCGGACCGGACGGCGGCGTACGCGGCGGGCGGGGTGTCGGTGCTCTCCAGCGTCGTGGCGGGCTTCCCCGTGGGCCTGGTCGAGGCGATGCTCTGCGGCCGGGCGACGGTGTCGACGGACGTCGGCGCGGTCCGCGAGGTCATCGGCGGCACGGGTCTCGTGGTCCCGCCCCGGAACCCGCGGGCGCTGGCGGACGCCTGCCTGTCGCTGCTCCGCGACCCGGCGCGCCGCGCGCGGCTGGGCGCGGCGGCGCGGGCGCGGGCGGTGGAGCTGTTCACGGCGGAGCAGAACGTGGACGCGTTCGGCTCCCTCTACCTGGAGCTGGCCTCCCACGGCCCGGCCCTTGCCCCGGCCCGCGCCACCCCGCACCCCTTCGCGCACCCGCCGGAGGCGTATCTGGCGGCCGCGCCGGTACCGGACGCCGGCCGGCCGGGTGCGGGCCCCGTGCTTGAGGGGGCCGACCGATGA